The genome window GGTTCAAAAGTCATGTCTCGATCGCACTTCGCCGGCCACCAACTGTTTTCAAAACAAACGCGGCCGGGCTCATTAGGTCGAATTTGTTCATCTACGATCGCTGTTTCAACATCGTTAATAGACATAGCTGCTTTCTCCTGAATATAAACTCGACTCAATTGGTGGGTAAGTTAGAAGCTTGCCTGTCAACTTCCCCTCCACACTCAACAGTATCGCCGGCCGACCTCGGCCGTGTCAGTCGGTAAAAGTCTATACAAGTCCGCTGTTTGAGCGTGTAAGCGAGTCGGAAAAAGTCTGTTAAAGTTGTGTCATATGGGTAACGCTAAACCTGGTGACTAAATGGAAGCCGATCGCGCACTGGATTTTACCAACTCGTTACTTGTGGCTCGAAACCTGAAAACTCTCGACAACCTTGACAGCGCTATCTTTCGCGAAGCATGGATCGGGGTGCAAGGCAGGACGTACCAACAGGTTGCAGATAGTGAAGGGTATGGAGTAGGGACTGTTAAGGATGCTGCCTCTAATTTGTGGAAGCGGCTTTCAGCTTTGTTTGGAGATGGCGAAAAAGTCAAAAGAGACAACCTTCAAGCGGTAGTAGAACGGTATTGGCGCAGCTACTCGAAACTAGAACCCCAGTCGGGACAAACTGTTCCAGCCCAAGTATCTCTCGGACTTGATGCGGAGTTGGAAATCGAAAACCCGAATTTTTTGGGCCGGTGCGGGGCGATCGAAGATCTCAATACTCTTGTCGCCCAAGGTGCAAAAGTGATTGTCATCCAAAGTGCCGGCGGTATGGGCAAAACAACTTTGGCCAGAGAGTATCTCAAATCTCAAGGGTTCGATCGAACCATTGAACTGTTGATGGCAAAAGAGACAGAGAACATTACAGCTTTGGAAAGCGCGATCGAAGAATGGCTGAAGCAAGACTTTCAGGAAGAACCAGGGCCAGACTTTGGCGTCACCTTGGGGCGGTTGAAGCGGCAGCTTCAGACTCACAAAGTCGGCGTATTAATTGACAATTTGGAAGCTGCACTCGACGGACAAGGTAAGTTTATTGAACCGCACCGGCTTTACGTGGAACTGTTGCGAGTTTTGGCTGACGCAGCGGTGCAGTCGGTAACGCTGATTACGAGTCGCGATCGACTGTGCGATTCAGATGTAACCGTCGAACACTACCTGCTTCCGGGATTAGAGGTAGAAGTTTGGCGGCAGTTTTTTAGCTGCCGCAACATCAATATAGATGATGTCGCCCTCAAGGAAATGCACAAAGTTTACGGCGGCAATGCCAAAGCAATGGGTATTATTTGCGGCACGATCCGAGAAGATTTTGACGGAGATATGGCGGCTTACTGGCTGGAAAACAGCGATCATCCGCTCGTTGAAACTGACTTAAAAAATTTAGTTACCAGTCAATTCAACCGCCTCCTCGAACTCGATTCCGAAGCCTATCAACTCCTCTGTCGCTTGGGCTGTTACCGCTATCAAGACGTGCCGACAGTCCCTACTGACGGAGTTTTGTGCTTGCTGTGGGACGTGCCCGAAGCCGGACGCCGACAAATCATTAAATCGCTGTTGCACCGATCGCTAGTCGAGTCTCAGAAGGGCGAATACTGGCTGCATCCAGCAATTCGGGAAGAAGCGGTCGATCGGCTCTCGCCCGGAGACTGGGAAACTGCAAATCGCAAAGCAGCCGAGTTCTGGACAGAGAGTGTTGAAAATATTGAGACTGTAGAAGATGCCCTGAAAGCTTTTGAAGCTTACTATCATTATGTGGCAATTAGCTGTTTCGACCAGGCCGCGAGCGTCATCCTCAAAAAAATCAATATCCAGTTTGCCAAAGATTACAAGCTCGGTAGAGCGCTCTACAAATTAGGTTTCTTGCAGCCAATAATTTCAGCAACTACTCGCATCCTCAACAATGTGACTTCTGATTATTATTTGAGCGGTTTATACAGTCTTTTAGGCATTTGTTATCGGATCTTAGGCGAAATCAATCAAGCCATAGAATGCCATCAAATGTCAGAAATAAAAGCAACTAAATCTTTGCAAATTATAGCGAAAAGCAGCGAACCTGAAAACGGCCAACAAGCTAATCTGGAATTTTGGAAAGTTAACGCTGCAATTAATATAGGTTTTTGTCAAATAGAAATGCGGGAATTGGAATCAGCTATGGAGATATTTGTCAAGCTGAAAAATTCGCGGGACGAAAGCGGGAGCAATAGCTATTCGATCCATGTCGGGTTAGCTTTCCTCAACTCCTGTGTCGGAACCAAAAAAGAGGCGGTGAAACTCGCCGAAAAACTTTATGCCGATCGGGAAGACAGTCAGTTGGTGGGTACGGGATACAAGTTAGTTTTTCTCGCCGCCACCTATCAAAACCTGGGAGAGACGGAGAAAGCTTTGAGCTTGTACCGCCAAGCGATCGCCCAAGCCGACCAAAATCAGTACACCACCATCAAAGCCAAAGCTCTCAGCGGTATCGCCGAACTGTACCGCGAACGGGGAGAATTCGATCGAGCCCTGCAGCACCATGCAGAAGCAATAGAAATACTCGATCGAGCCAGCGCTAAATTAGACCGAGCCGAAGCTTGCTATCAACTAGGACTAACAGAACAAAAACTCGGTAACATCGAGAAAACCCAAGAAAATTTTGACCGCGCCATTCAACTGTTCAGCGAAATGGACGCTAGCAAACAAGTAGAAAAAGTACAGTTAGCAGCCACAAAAAAAACAGAAAAAATACCTAATTAATCGAGCAACAAATCAGAAAATAGATACAATAAACGAAAGAACAACCATAAACTTTGTAGATATGAAACTAAAACGATTGGGACACGTAGCCGTCTGCGTGCAAGACATAGAGAAGTCTGCTGAATTCTACCGCAACTTGGGCATGGAGTTAGTCTGGAAAGATGCAGACTGGGCTTATTTGAAAGCAGGAGAGGACGGATTGGCGCTGTTGAGTCCGAGTTACGACCAAGCAGGGCCGCATTTTGGGTTTGTATTTGACGATCGTACAGAAATGGAATCCGCCTACCAACAACTCAAAGCCGATGGTGTTTCCGTCACCCGCATTCACGAACACCGCGACGGTACTGCATCTTTTTACGGCAGAGATCCAGATGGGAACGGCTTCGAGTATCTTTACGAACCGGCCTGACGATTGTAGGGCTTACCAATCAAAACCCAAGAAACCGGGTTTTTAGCGGTTTCTGCGAGTTGTAACGTGTCTTCTCGACAAAACCCGGTTTCTGACCACGTGCGCGAACTAAATTAAGTAAGCGCCCAGAACAAAATAGAATAGCCAGATACCCGGCGCAGGCGTTCCTTCTTCCGTTCCCGGAACATCCCTACAACTCCCCGAATAATTTGAGGTACTCACACCGACGCTTCTCAAGTAAGGTGCAGACTCTGAATCCGAACTATATCCACAACTTCCGAAAATCGGCTCGATAATCTAAAATCTAAAATCTAAAATCTAAAATCCTCATGTTGCAGAGAATACAAGTCAGAAACCGCTGGAAATTCATCTTCAAACCCTGGGAAGAAGCAGACCCTTGGCTGTTCGCCGCTTGCATCGCCCTCACCATCTTCGGGGGAATCATGATCCGCAGCGTCGAAATCAACCAGGGGCTGATCGACTGGTGGCGGCACTGGGTAACAGGGGCAGTCGGTTTGTTCCTCGCCATCATCATTTCCCGCTGCCGTTACCAAATACTGATTGAGTGGAAATGGCCGATTTACATATTAATCAATTTGTCGCTGATCGCAGTGCGGTTTATCGGTACTACAGGACTCGGGGCCCAGCGGTGGATCAACATCGGCGGCTTTTACCTGCAACCGTCAGAATTTGCCAAAGTAGGCATGATTGTCACTTTAGCAGCTCTCCTGCACGACAAGACTGTCCCCACTGTCCGGGATATGTTGAGGATGCTGGCGATTATGGCTGTACCCTGGGGATTGATATTTGCCGAACCAAATTTAGGTACTTCGTTGGTGTTCGGCGCGATCACAATGGGGATGTTTTACTGGGGTAATGTCAATCCCGGCTGGCTAATATTGCTATTCTCTCCTCTCATCTCTGTTCTCCTCAATAACCTGTCTATACCGATTTGGGTAGCCTGGGTAGTTATTGCGGGTATTATCGCTTGGCGAACCCTGCCTTGGCCCTGGTTGGGGACTTTCGGTGCTGTGCTGGTGAACGTTGTTTCGGGACACGTCGGACATATTTTTTGGAATGTGCTCAAGGATTATCAAAAAATGCGCCTGACAGGGTTTTTAAACCCCGAGAAAGATCCTTTAGGCAGCGGGTATCACTTGATTCAATCTCGGATTGCTATTGGCGCTGGGGAACTGAAGGGCCGGGGTTTGTTTCAGGGAACGCAAACTCAGCTTAACTTTATTCCCGAACAGCATACGGACTTTATCTTTTCAGCTATTGGCGAAGAATTGGGGTTTATTGGCTGCATTTGCGTGCTGTTTGTGTTCTGGTTAATTTGTTTCCGGTTGGTGATGCTCGCTCAAAGTGCTCACGATAATTTTGGTTCTTTGCTGGCGATCGGCGTACTGTCAATGTTGATTTTTCAGGTGTTCGTAAATATTGGGATGAACATTGGCTTGGCGCCGGTTACGGGCATTCCGCTACCTTTCCTGAGTTACGGGAATGCGTCGCTGCTGAGTAATTTTCTCGGCCTGGGACTGGTGGAGGCGGTGGCAAGCCAGCGACAGCGCAAGAAGCGTTGGAATTAGGTAATTGGTAATGGGTAATGGGTTTTGGGAATGTGATCGCCCTTTTGATTTCTTTCGAGAAATTCTGCGGGCGATCGCATTTTTTGTCGATCTGCCGCATCTAAATTTTACGCTTCCTGAGCCGAGCCTTGATGACTGGCAAGTTTGATAAAATTATTGTGGGGTGCGCGCGAGAACCCGCCCCAAAATAAAATTTAGAGACCCAACAGCTTAAGTATATCAACTTAATTAAACCACTCCTGACCCAAACAATAAATGCTTTTGTTCGCTATGGGTGAGCCACTCTGTGTGCAGTGGACGCCCTACAGAGGACGTTCTTAATGCCTGAAACAATTGCTATTATTACATCTTTTTTTTTCTTCTTCCTTCTTCCTTCTTCCTTCTTCCTTCTTCCTTCTTCCTTTTTCCTTCTTCCTTTTTCCTTCTTCCTTTTTCCTTCTTCCTTCTTCCTTCTTCCTTCTTCCTTCTTCCTTCTTCCTTCTTCCTTCGCCTCTGATTATTCGTTCATATTCTTGTACGTAGCAACAGCCGAAGGCGAACTCCGGTTTAAATAACGAAATATCCAATACTTAAATACCGTATCCAAGATAACTGGAAACGTCGCAATGAACAGAAATATAAACTGCCTATTTTCTGGCAGTCCTAAATGCCTCGATAAACCTTCTAGAATTATTTCCCAACCGTGAGGCGAGTGGAATCCGACAAACACATCCGTAAACAAAATAATTACGAAAGCTTTCGCACTGTCGCTGAGGCCGTAAATCACATCGTCCATGAAAGACTTTAAAATCTCAATCTCTTTCTTGTTAGTGACGATTATCGCGACAAAGGCTATGCAGGACATCAAATCGGCAAAAATATTTTTAATGGCTCCACCACTTTCAGCGCGGTATTCCTCCGCTAGCTCAACTGCTCTCTCGGCAATCTTCTTTTCCGTTTCCTCTAAAGAAAGCGAGGGAGCAGTGCCTATTAACCTTTCAAATTTGAGGTGCTGCTCAAATCTATCCAGTTGTTCCAGGGCTTCTTCTTCCATGTCAATATTTATGAAGACGGGAGCATTTTCTTGCCCTCGAAAATTGTCAACTATCGGTCCCACTAGAAAGTTTTTGGAGATTTGATTCGTCAACAGGGGAACTAAAATCAAAAGCAAAATAAATCTGAGAGAAATAATTGTTTTTACTTTGGAATTGCGAAAGTTTTTGACTACTTCTTTTTCAGCTCCCGGATCTAAATCTTTAGTAATTCGATTCAAAGTTCCCAAAAGCGATCGCGGCAATAAATTCACTTCTTCATAGTTAGTGTCAACCTCACCATCGTGAATTTGAACATAATTAGCTGAGCCTTTATTTTTTTGGTCAGGTGGAGAGCTGCTATTTGTTGTAGATTTTGACGCCAGATTTACTGAACCGACAACCGGGACAATTGCAGTTGACTTACTATTATTAATATACTTGTCGATGACTCCATCAATAAACTCTAGCTTCTCAAATACAAGGGATGCTCGATCTTTATTGTCAAGACCTAATCCGTGCTGGTGACGATCCGCGCTCTGTCCCGCCTTCGGTTTTGCCCCCACGCGCTCCGGCAATTCCAAAAAAGAACGGCTAGCATTAAACTCAACCATTCTGGTTTGGATGACCTTGAGGTATTTTTTCAGTTCGGATTGAAAGTAAGACAGGGTGCTATGTCCGTAATCTCCCGATCGCTCAGAGATTCCTTGACCGCCAAAATGCTCGTCTTCGATCGCCTTAATTGCTAACGCAGCATCGTAAGCCTGTTCTAGCGCTCTCTCAGGCGTTTCTCGATACCATTGGTTAGCGCTGTAGAGATATTTTACAATCCTGTGCCACGGAGAAGTATTCATAGCTAAAGCTTGTTAGTTTGCTGTAGACATTATTGATGAAAGTATTCATGGTATGGTAACAGATTTACATAAATTGGGAACTGCCACGGAGGATTCAATTTGGATTGTCGGATCGGCCCGCAGCGGCAAAACCGCTCGTTTAGTAGAGCAGTTCTGCATTTGGAGCAAAACTGTCAAGCCCCAGCCCACAACAGTTTCAGGGCGATCGAATTCCGGGCGGCGGCGGGCTGGACAAACTGCCCCAGCAATTTTAGTCTTAGCAGCTAACGGAGACAACCGGCTGGAATTAGCCGATCGCATCGCCGTCGCTACCGAAGGAAAATATACCTTTCACTCCACAACGCCCTTCGGTTTTTTTGAGCAGGAGGTATTGCTATTTTGGCCGCTGCTAGTTCAGTCGCTGGAAACACGGGCTCAATTTCCCCTGCGGCTGCAACCTGAAACAGAACTGGAACTTGCCGCGAGACTCTGGCGTCGCGAATTAGACGAAGGCATTTTGCAACAAACAGGGGTAAGTCCAAACCGAATGGTGCGTCGAACACTAGACTTATTACAACTTGCTGCTGTCAGCGGTACGCCCAGAGAAGAGATTCCCAGCATTCTGGAACAGGGATTTGCTGGTGACGGCGGCTCGAACAACCTGTGGACTAGCACGGGAGAGTTGCTGGAAAGGTGGCGCGAATGGTGCTTGACGCGGGGGTTTCTGACTTACGGGATTGTTTGCGAACTCTACTGGCGCTATTTGTTGCCGGATGCCACTTACCAGCAGCATTTGTCCTCTAGATACCAAGCTGTCATCGCAGACGATGTTGACGATTATCCGGCGATAAGTTGCCATTTGTTCGATCGAATGCTCGACTTCGGTGCAGCGGGCGCATTCTCCTACAATCCGGATGGAGGGGTGCGTTTGGGCTTGGGGGCTGACACGGAATACCTGGCCCGACTCGAGGGCCGCTGTCAAAGCGTGGAAAATTTGGACGCCCAAGCCGGTTTAGCCGCAGAGATTGGAGATTTAGCGGTAAGTTTAGCAGTTAATTCTGAGGGTTTTTATCCTTTAGGCTTGAGTTTGCCCGGATCGGTTCGATCGCTCCAAACCACTTCCCGCGCTCAACTGCTGCGAGAAACTGCCGAAATCATCGTGGATGCGGTGAAGTCACAAGCCGCCCAAGCGCAGGAAATCGCCGTAATTGCCCCGGGGATGGATGCGATCGCCCGTTACAGTTTAACGGAAATTCTCGCGCGAGATGGTATCGCCGCCGTATCTCTCAACGATCAGCGTCCCCTATCGACTACCCCAGAGATTCGAGCTTTGCTGACTTTGTTAGCCTTAGTTTATCCGGGACTCGGCCGTTTAGTCGATCGAGACGGCGCAGCCGAAATGCTGGTAGTGTTGGGCAGCCAAAAACACCGTTCATTGGAAACAGAAGATTCCAACTCGACGTTCAATCTAAAATCTCAAATTCACAATCAAAAATCGATCGACCAAGTGAGAGCAGGTTTAATCGCCGATCACTGTTTTTGTCCAGATATCGATCGACCTAAATTGCTGCCAATTACAGCTTTTCCCCGGTGGGACAGAGTGGGACACCGAGCAGCTAGGGCCTACGAGCACATTGTG of Oscillatoria nigro-viridis PCC 7112 contains these proteins:
- a CDS encoding proton extrusion protein PcxA produces the protein MNTSPWHRIVKYLYSANQWYRETPERALEQAYDAALAIKAIEDEHFGGQGISERSGDYGHSTLSYFQSELKKYLKVIQTRMVEFNASRSFLELPERVGAKPKAGQSADRHQHGLGLDNKDRASLVFEKLEFIDGVIDKYINNSKSTAIVPVVGSVNLASKSTTNSSSPPDQKNKGSANYVQIHDGEVDTNYEEVNLLPRSLLGTLNRITKDLDPGAEKEVVKNFRNSKVKTIISLRFILLLILVPLLTNQISKNFLVGPIVDNFRGQENAPVFINIDMEEEALEQLDRFEQHLKFERLIGTAPSLSLEETEKKIAERAVELAEEYRAESGGAIKNIFADLMSCIAFVAIIVTNKKEIEILKSFMDDVIYGLSDSAKAFVIILFTDVFVGFHSPHGWEIILEGLSRHLGLPENRQFIFLFIATFPVILDTVFKYWIFRYLNRSSPSAVATYKNMNE
- a CDS encoding VOC family protein, with the translated sequence MKLKRLGHVAVCVQDIEKSAEFYRNLGMELVWKDADWAYLKAGEDGLALLSPSYDQAGPHFGFVFDDRTEMESAYQQLKADGVSVTRIHEHRDGTASFYGRDPDGNGFEYLYEPA
- a CDS encoding tetratricopeptide repeat protein encodes the protein MEADRALDFTNSLLVARNLKTLDNLDSAIFREAWIGVQGRTYQQVADSEGYGVGTVKDAASNLWKRLSALFGDGEKVKRDNLQAVVERYWRSYSKLEPQSGQTVPAQVSLGLDAELEIENPNFLGRCGAIEDLNTLVAQGAKVIVIQSAGGMGKTTLAREYLKSQGFDRTIELLMAKETENITALESAIEEWLKQDFQEEPGPDFGVTLGRLKRQLQTHKVGVLIDNLEAALDGQGKFIEPHRLYVELLRVLADAAVQSVTLITSRDRLCDSDVTVEHYLLPGLEVEVWRQFFSCRNINIDDVALKEMHKVYGGNAKAMGIICGTIREDFDGDMAAYWLENSDHPLVETDLKNLVTSQFNRLLELDSEAYQLLCRLGCYRYQDVPTVPTDGVLCLLWDVPEAGRRQIIKSLLHRSLVESQKGEYWLHPAIREEAVDRLSPGDWETANRKAAEFWTESVENIETVEDALKAFEAYYHYVAISCFDQAASVILKKINIQFAKDYKLGRALYKLGFLQPIISATTRILNNVTSDYYLSGLYSLLGICYRILGEINQAIECHQMSEIKATKSLQIIAKSSEPENGQQANLEFWKVNAAINIGFCQIEMRELESAMEIFVKLKNSRDESGSNSYSIHVGLAFLNSCVGTKKEAVKLAEKLYADREDSQLVGTGYKLVFLAATYQNLGETEKALSLYRQAIAQADQNQYTTIKAKALSGIAELYRERGEFDRALQHHAEAIEILDRASAKLDRAEACYQLGLTEQKLGNIEKTQENFDRAIQLFSEMDASKQVEKVQLAATKKTEKIPN
- a CDS encoding NfeD family protein → MSINDVETAIVDEQIRPNEPGRVCFENSWWPAKCDRDMTFEPGEVVRVVGIDNITLIVAASFAIDSES
- the rodA gene encoding rod shape-determining protein RodA; its protein translation is MLQRIQVRNRWKFIFKPWEEADPWLFAACIALTIFGGIMIRSVEINQGLIDWWRHWVTGAVGLFLAIIISRCRYQILIEWKWPIYILINLSLIAVRFIGTTGLGAQRWINIGGFYLQPSEFAKVGMIVTLAALLHDKTVPTVRDMLRMLAIMAVPWGLIFAEPNLGTSLVFGAITMGMFYWGNVNPGWLILLFSPLISVLLNNLSIPIWVAWVVIAGIIAWRTLPWPWLGTFGAVLVNVVSGHVGHIFWNVLKDYQKMRLTGFLNPEKDPLGSGYHLIQSRIAIGAGELKGRGLFQGTQTQLNFIPEQHTDFIFSAIGEELGFIGCICVLFVFWLICFRLVMLAQSAHDNFGSLLAIGVLSMLIFQVFVNIGMNIGLAPVTGIPLPFLSYGNASLLSNFLGLGLVEAVASQRQRKKRWN